The Glycine soja cultivar W05 chromosome 15, ASM419377v2, whole genome shotgun sequence region CCAGTGAGAACACCTCCCCAGAACCATATCTCATTGGACGGAGGGGAAGGGCATCTGGGTACGAGGATGAGAAGAACAAACAATGAATTTTTGAGGCATAAATGTGGTTTTTGCTTTAGATTGTAGTATGAAAATGAGAGTTAGTAAGAAGGTCAGAGATTGACAAGGGAAAGAAGAGTAATACTCCTTGGTGAGCTGCTCGTTCATTTTGGCTGGTGACTTTTGTCTGGTACGAGTTTCTTAATAACCCGCAGTTGTAAGGATTTCGAATGCTTTTGGCAAGCAAGCTTGCTGCATGGCATGATGGAACTTGCAGTTATCCTTTCACCTTTGTTATTCACGGAAATGTATGTCTTCCTAGGTTTTTCTATCTGTTCAGGAATCATATACAAATACCATTATTACTAGCATTAATCATATATTCTCTTTcgttatttttctcttttgtagtACTTCTCATTATGCTAGGTGGAGGAGAGCGAGGActtgaattatttattataattttgccaCTCAttattcattcataatattatcCTTCCACTGTTATCTTCAAcgcatttatttgaattttgtgggGGAACTCGAGTAAGTTGAGGAGTTTGACAAAATCAAAGTCTATAGACTATAGCAAACGTTAAATTCCTAGTTCTGATGTTTGACAAAATCAAAGTCTATATAAGAAAGCCATAAATTCATGGATAAAAGTCTAAATTAGCATCCCTCTAATCGAAGGCCCAAGGTCAAAATCATTTTCAtgccttttagttttttttgacAGCACATTTTAGTTTTAAAGTCATATATTAACTGTTTTGAAATTACAAGCAATTGTTAACTGTGACTAAATTGGGACAGAGAAATTGACTAAAAGAATAAGAACTTATGAGGATATTTTGAAATTGTATCAGAGAGCCCAATGTTATAATTACAGAAGTTACTGAACAAAAATCACGAGCACTATTAAATGGTGTTGTTATGTGGAACGTTTAGATTTTATCACTTGTTTGACTATGAGCATGATCTCTACATTCTCCCAAAAgccaaatttaaaaatgtcaatTAAAACTTGTACTAATATTcaattgtagatttttagtaGGTCCTAGAAGGTGGCCAAAATATTAATTCGCTGCATCACGCCCGCGCATGTATTTAAAAGCGTATCTGTATTTTCAATCCAAATATAAGGCGCAACTTTACGTATGTGACTGATTCCTCTTTTTcatattactatatatatatataagatttttttatttatttcatttgttcCTCTTTATAATACTCTATTTGTATTATTTGGTACATTAATAACTTTTAAGCAAATAACAACATACCCTAAGATACCtctcaaaccttttgttttcctGAATCGCGCCCTCAAACCTTATGTTAACACTTCCTATAAGAAAGACAAAAGTAATGGTTAAAAAAGTAAGATTTGCTTGCATAATTACACTATATATAGGAGAAGGTATTTgctcatttttttctataatactcttaattaattactattttttttctataacatTTAAAtctgatttatatatatatatatatatatatatataaatttgaagttaattaattattgtttttatagtGTATTTTATTGATGTTGTTTGCTGAATGGTGTGATAGAAAAAACAGACATATCTAATTTTCTTGTCTTGGTAACTAACTGATTAATCAATATATCTCAAGCAAAATTTATCAATCTGCAATAAATATGTTGAAAGTGGGTGGAAGTGGATTGTTtaggaagaaaacaaaactttGCCCAATATTTCATATTAAGGAGTTGGACAAAATCCAGTACGTATCTACAACCACAAGAATACCAcatatatcttttctttttcattttttttttgcattgtaAGAAGTATTAACAGCcaacacaaaattatatttgaaaattcagagagagagagagagagagaatgagagagcTTGATCAGCTCAGTCCTAACACAAATGTACACTACAGCACGTACGTAACAGAACAGAACAGGGTTCTATGTTCTACGTTTTATCCTTAATTAGTAAGAGCACTCCATTCTATGCACTCGGTCCCTCAGAATCCCGTTATACAAAGCCATTCTGTTTGCTGGCAATGgcattccaccactttgtcttCTGCAGTTGCTTCTTTGCTCATTCCTTTCTCTTCCATCCTTCACACTATCTGCAAAtttcactttcttctttttcttcttctttctctcccttttcttttcctctGTATGTAAGTAAACCATACCACAGTCAGAATGGAAGGTGCGTTTTAAAAACTGCTGTTTTGAGTTTTCAATATGCAACTAAATAAGATTGTTTAAACAGTTGATGAAAAAATGGTACATATAACGCATACAACATAAtgtaaaattgagagaaatgttgaataacatgatttttttttttaaaaaaaaaaaggaagagagagagcatTTGTAAtagttattttgaaaacaataatcAAAATCTAATGAATTTTGGATAAGAAATTAATCGTTGAATAGTGTAGAATTAATTGTTTTAGCAAACAGTTTCTAGTttctagagagaaaaaaatgaaaggaatttaCCTGAATACAAGCAAGAGCGCAAGGTGGGTTTGTTAGAGTggtgaatttgaaatgaaggCCTGGAGAAAGCAACATAAAGCAGGGTGGTGGAGAGAAGCATGGCAGTGGTGAGAAGAAGGCCCTGTGAGATAGAAGCCATCTTCTTGTGTTGTGAGAgttgagaaagaaagagaggagttataattattatagttaTGTTGACTGAGCCGAACGAATGAACTTGACCAAGAAATTAAAGAGAAGGAGGTGGgaatgagaaaaatataaaatgaaaaggagTGAGGAAATTGTGGTAAGGATAGAGGAAAAAGAATGGCAGTAGTTAATTGGTGGTTGGTGATGTGAGTGTCTAGATTTCTCTTTGTTGAGTGCGTGTGTGTTGCGTGGGGAGGTGTTACTTGTTTGTGTTCGGTGTGGACTTTGCCTTTCCCTTCTTATGGTTATAGGAATTAGGAAGAAGTTGGAAGCAACCAAACCATCAATGCGGTTGCGGTTTGTATCCACCCTCCCTGCCTTGTCAGGTGGGGTCAACCACCACCCCCTTAGGATCATTTGTCTCAAACCCTCtaggtataaatattataaggCTTAAGTGTTTAACATATTTtaggtttctaattatatgtatCTTTTAATTGAGTTacatatgttatatttttaatctgtatcttttaattattaatttatgagtttaagtaacttttatattattatttaattataaattatagttgaattattttaaaaaattaaaaacttatatacTCTCACTTTACTCAAATTTTTATTcacaatattataaattatttttaagaccagaacaaaaaattaaataaagtgagagtatataaattttgagaaatgatttataattttaaattaaaacaagaattaaaaatgtgaaatagTTTAAAGGATtcatttcataaattttttaaaattttattatttttttttaaattgtatgcAAGGTTGGTCAAAAACGGTATCAacatctaaaataaattttaaaaaattacttaaataaaacctatatatatgactttttttaatatatgtgttTTTTAACTCGTATGaggcttttttattttataacttaagaataaatattttttttattgaatttaaaatttgaacttcgattattttattcttgaatcaatcttgattgtatgaataaaaaatattcatatatgaTGATAAGGTTTGTAAAAAGTGACTTCAACAACcaaataaaagttatttatgTCTTGTCTTTAATAAAGATTTGTTTCCGGAATAATTTATCCAATCCGGCCATTCAATAAGGTATTACAGATTCCTTAaactatttgatttttttttttaaaaaaaagaatgtacATAGTGCATGAAACTATAAACTCTTTCACCCTATATCGAATTTTACAAACTATAAAATGATCTTCTAAAATACATCAGTACGTATTTTCCAATGTCGATGCCAAATTGTGAAGCCAaggacaattaaaaaaatgaagaaatggtGTACAGAAGCAGTTCTTTGAAGAAATTGTGAATAAAAATGACATGAGATGATTAAAAAAAGCCGGTGACTAACTCTATGATAGGAGCATTGAATAAACTGACGCGTGTTAACGAGTAAAGGCAACAACACATTATTCTAACCGTGCAATGCAAGTGCAACCGAATGTCATCGTGTACGGACCAAGATTCTCTAGAGTTCTGAAAAAATTGCGAACTGCTTCCGTTATTCACATGATAACTTAGCCTATGTTTGGTCAAAAagagatcaaaattataaaagtaagcATGAAAAGAGATCaaagaatatgaaaaataaataaaataagatgaaaaaggGAATGTTTTACACCTCAAATTCATTCCCTTCAATCAAACACCCCATTAtctttgttatgtttttttctatataatttctattttaataaaaaaaatataggtttctttttatgaaaatagacaaaaataaaaaactatttctGCAAGATAGTTTTCATACTACACTCTTTGCagaaatagtttttatttttacatattttttttataaaaaaagtctaaaatataacaaattttgtGGCTAAGATTTTGTGCAGTTTGTACGTGGAATTTGAGCAGGCTGATCGCAGTATTGTATATCCAATaatgcttaattaattaattaaattagttggtTGTTCGAATAAGAAACAATTAtctatctctttatttttcgtactcttcttttacattttttgtatttctacttaaaattattatttctaaaaattatcttttagagtgtatttttgaataataaataaagactaAGTAATCAAATTGGTACCTAAGATTATTGTTAACTATCATTTTAGTTCCTAGAATTAACATCAAATgatctctaaaatttaattatatgcggttcaatttttatgcttttttttatactaattcatttgtgtttggatgaaaaaaaaataaaataaagaacataTCAAAACTTAAGAATTTTAAGAATTACATGAGATgaataaataagttaattttaggaATTTTAAGAATTACGTaagaatgttaaaaaataaataagttaattatttaaaatatcaatactTAAAGGtcatataatttagttttttcgcttaaaagtaattttttaaactaacaatattataaaattagtcttataattttttctttccccgtctttctcttctttcattaTACACCTTGGTTGAAGGCTGTGATTGgtgaaaacataatttttccaGGATTAAACAAGGAAAATTCATTTGGTCACAcgatacaaaataatttttccacTTGGGTTACTTTTACGAGAGTTTCTATGATACCCCTAATAATTTTGAAGGTTTTAATACTGTTAgttttttaatcaatcaaattgtatgttattttttgttcttttttaattatttgttttgctgggttttttttttttaaaattagtccttgattaattattttttaatttaaaattacaactATGTTAAATCATGAAATTTGattaaatgtaaatttaaaagtttgaaCCCTAATCTCCTCCTCGTCCTTCACCACCAGTAAAACTAATTCTCAAACGAACTGTTTTTAACAACTCTGCCTCTTCCACTTTTCTGTAAGTATCATTGCAAACAAATTTCCACCAGCATATTCAATGAATTACTATAAAAGCTAGTTATATTCGGCATACATTTTATAGTTATTGGGTTTATGGTTGTTCCTGTCTTATGATGTAGCTTTGGATCATGGGTGCGGGCGGGATGTAGTCTTGTATTAGGTggtattattttcaaattcttacCAGGAGATACTCGTagcatttttgttgtttcactctttttgagtaataaatttctaaaatttattagtCAGACCCATTTTGAAGTTTGTTTCATTGTCTATACTTGTATCCACTTCTCATTAGGCACCCTAAGCCCATGTTGAATATAACTTTAGAAatcgtttgaattttttttaccggTGAAGTAGGTGAAGGAGATTAGGATTCAGATTCAGTGTGGTTTATCATTGAAAGAGATTAGGGTTTAGACTTCTAAATTTATGTTTAATCAGATTCTCTAATTAAACATGgttgtaattttataaaaaaagtagataatattttaattaatcatggactaatttgaaaaaaaaaaccatttttttaattaatgaaaagaaaaatgacataCAATTTGATTGGTTAAAAAATGGATAGTATCAAAACCTCTAAAATTACTGTAGTTACAGTAGAAACTCTCTGCTAATGAAAATTCTACGTAccatttgttattttgttacgGTTTGGGACACTGAGGACCATCTTGCCATAGCAGCACGTGGAGAGTAACTATATCCAACAGAACGATgttgaaaatgaaatggaataTATACGAGACAAAATCGACTGAACAATGACAACGTTGTTGTGTCAGTCTGTCAGTCAACCTCACTATACAGAATTAATTAAGAAACCTGGTAGTGGTAGGCCATCTTCTCAGGACCATTGCCATTGTTAATTGCTCATTGTAACACACCAAAACTACTATCTTGTCAACCAAGTGCACAATGAAAATACACAAAGAAGGTCATGCAGTGACTCGTACTCAACGGAAGCTCAGTGACAACTCCTTCGCTGGAAACCCCAATAGGATATCGGATCAGGTGGCCAGGAAGGTCATGCTCAAGTGACTCACTTGAATAGAGATCCCAATACTTGTCAGCAATTTGGTTCACCTTCTTAATACATTCTTCACTTTCAGGGTGGTGGAAGGAGTCATGAAGCAAGCCAAGGTGACATGGTTGATAAGCACCCATGGCTACCTCAGAATCTCTGGCACCATCCATTGATCTCTGGTTTATGTTGGCAGATCCAACGATTATGTGTCATCATCAACTGCAAAAAAGTTCCATTACTTTATCTTCACAATTAAGGCAATGTTTTTGAGATTTTCTCAATGATCAGGTCACCTTTTCTAAAAGGGCAATTATAATTGTGAGTTTAAAAGGTTTCAAAATCTAGATGGTAAGCGAGTAAGAATGCTTTTACAAAATTTGCAAGCTTAATTTTGTGAATTACCTATCATCATCTTGGCATGAACATAAATCATGAAGCGCCGGGCCTCTTGGGCTCGGATATAATCTGTATCAGGATCAGGTCTTTCTGTAGGTTCGTACTCTCCTTGTTTCTTCACCTCCCGATCGATTACCAAGGCAGAAGAATGCAAATAGTTCCGAGGATTTTCCACTATTCCCTTGACCCGGAGCGCCTCAACAACATCCTTGTACATCATATCCATTGTTCACTTCTGCCAATCCAATATTGCTTGAACTGATGCACTTTCTGGGACACCCTCTGGCCACATTGGAACCACAACATACACACTGAACCTTTCCCCAGTTTCAATCTTACTAACAATATTAAGTCAAAGCTCCTTCGGGATTATAAGCAAAGCACCGATGGCTTCAGGCTTAATGCCATCAGCACTCCAATCATAACTGCTTCCGAGGAAATATTGATTCTCAATATAGATGAAATCTTTCGCTCGTCGAATGGCATTTACACTATCATCCCAGAGAAGCATTAAAACCCTTACACCTTCTCTTGCTTTTTTCTTGAGAAGCTCACCAAGTGTTACATTATCTCCTCCAGGCTTTGGCCTTGTAGAATTTCTTACCAACGTAATCTCAGAGTAAACAAACCACCCTAGAATGTATATCAAGTGTCGTGCGTTATTGATTGCATAAAAAACATCTTCCCAACATCTATGAGGTTGGTAAGTGTGGCCTCCAGCAAGTGGTATTTTAGGTACAAAGTTGTCTGGGACATGAGCATCTTTGTGAGAAGTAAGTGTAAGACACTCCAGGGAATTTAGGACTTCCAATGCATTGGCCCCAGCTCAGGTCTTTTGGAACATGGAAGTATTATTGCAGCTTCACGTGGATCTTGGATAGTGAATGTATTGGTTTATTATGCTCATCCAATATTTCAACCCATCTACCTATTTCTTTGCCATCCAAGATCTCCTCAACGGGGACATATGCACTTCCAATTAAGGTTGCACCAATAGGATTGTCATCTTTCACTGTGAATATGATATTTGATGCCATATGAGCACAATAAATGTGGAAGGACTCGTTCCCTTTAGGATTTGTGTGCTCCTTTTCTATAATTCTAGTCCTTCCCACGCGTGCCTTTTCTAAATCAACGGTTGCATAAAGCTTAGTGATTCCTTTCCCAATACCATTAGTCTCCTCGATGTTATGTACCGACTATATATCAGAATAATGTAGTCTGAATTAGCATtagaagaataaataataatgcatTTGCAAAATAATAAAGGTTGCAAAAGTTAAGTAAATAATCTataagtaattatatatatagacttttttataaacttttttcaAGACGTGACTTTATGTAAGCGAAGCTATGAGCTGCGCTATCGCCTGATTTATTTCCACTCTTAATGACAGCGTAAACctttagtattttaattaaattcataaacttATTTGTAgtgttctgaaaaaaaaaacttatttgtagtgttttttatttaagtaaataatctattaacttttaatcatttatatgtactccttccatatagcattttttaattaattatatattgcttgcaattaatatcaagaaaatattttcaccttttcttcaaaatattttccttttctttctaaacaagttctcaattttttttaaagataagaaATATTAGTAACTTGCTTCCAATAAAATGGTAATTTAGTTAGTTTAATGGTGtgtctttttcttctattttaaccCAGAGGTATACAGTGCTTCCATTTAACATCTAATTAATTTTCCTCCTACTAGATCAACACATTTAGAGATAAAATAACACGACCCTATTATCAAGTTGAGAATCAAACTTCTGTTCTTCATTAAAGAACACAAGTACTAAATTGCTTATTTCAACGAATTTTAATTAACGGTTATGTTTTTTAtcctataattttaatttccttaacTTTTGTGCAATACTTTAAAAcaatacttaattaaaaatgaagaaaacaataatTCAATAACTTAAATCTTTACTATATTATCATATAAGTACTTTGTTCATAATTCATTTTGCGTTCTTTAACTTTTCTTCTTgagtttgatttatttgtttgtatAACATAAATACATGTAAACTTGTTGCTTGTTACTGTTATCTAAATAATCTCCATTCTAGCTTCAATATATtgctcattatttttcttttctaataatCAGTTTACCACCTTTGACAACACTATGAAGATCAGGAGTATAAAGAATATATCATTTGTAAGAAGCATTGGCGGGGACCTCAATGTTGGGAAAACCAGTCGAGTCAACCACCTCTCCAGCTCTCCCTAAACATAATagtcattttttttcatgtaattaAAGAATCCCCCTTAACCTTCCAATCACCTCGACCATTACTACCGTCCAATTTTCTAGGTTCAAGAGTTTTCattacactttttttaaaaaaagaaggatCTAACTAGTAATGaaactagtaaaaaaaacaagtttaaaaGCTAACTGAAGTCAGTTTTTTTTATGCAGAACTGAAGTCAATTAGGATGTTTGCAGTTGAACTGATAAAAACCAATGAAGGAGGGACAGAGAGAGGCAAATTAACCTTACCTTGGTTAAAACATTACCAACACTTCCAACCTTGAGGTTATCCACCTCATAGATTTTGGCTTGAAGGGTCCCATGCAGTAGAATTTGTGCCATCACCTTTGTTACCTACAATACAACCACAATTCGATCGCAGaaagcattaaatatatatatcactaCTGAAAATTAAATAAGCACGTGACACTGGGGTAGCACAGCTAGTTGAGCCAAAAATTGGTGTTCAATAAGAGGGATATCGAAGACGTGTTGGAACCTCTTTTAACGCTACTCCGAATTAATTTAACAAGAAGAAAGAGAATAGCAGAAAGCTGAGAATTAAATAATGGGCGAATATGAAAGAGGGTACTAGAGCAACATTGAAGTTAATTAACCATGGTTCACAATGCCATCGATCGCCAATGGGATATGGTATATATATGGTGTCAGAAAAGTAAGTGTATCTGCAACTCATTGATTATCTAATGCGTAATTCGatcattaattttcatataattcATCAGGGTGTGATCAACAAAAATGTGTGGTAGATGAGAGCACCATATATATAATCACAAATATAATATCAGACAACTAGTGCTGTTTTATATATCTAACCTGACTTTCCACTAAGAGACTACATGAACATAGTATGAGAGCGAGAATGAGAATTATGGTCACGGTGGAAACTATCTGGCACCACTTGAGGTTGAATCAATTTCCCCTTATTTTTTGATAAAGGAATAATTGATCGTAGGGAAAGAATATCACGAAGCATAAGCGGAAAAGAATCCATGTAAGTGATGCAGAAAGGGCTGTTATGATCGAGATTGGCGATGAAATCGGCATGCACTTCTGTTGGCTTCTCTGTACGTACGTGTGGCCAAataattactattatttatatTGGTCAAAGGTGATATATAGTGGCATTTAGCAACCATTATCATCATGCATGGTTCTCCTACATCTCTTTTTATCTattcactttttatattttaatgtgacttttttttaagttctaGTTTTTgcattgaaagaaaaattatttaaacttattaAGGGATAAGCTGAAAACTATACATATCCGGATCACTTCTGGTGAAATTAAATacttaatattcaaattatattataattaattttcataataaataaatatttttaatatataaattatagtttttatttattataaataattgaaattatattttaaggttgagtttttaattattgaatcgtCTCTTTATTTTACtcgttatttaaattataattctcttttaattaccTATTCAATACTCCTCTTGACAACAGCATTAGCAGTGCTTCATGAGAGTCAGAAAACCAAGTGATATAGCTCTGAGTTTGTACAGCGTTGAACCAGGAGAGCATTCTCTGTAGGTCGAGGTAGAAGCACTTTTTCACGCAGTTGAGGAACTCAAAACTGGGAGGTAGAATGACATCGTATTGCCGGCGAACAACTGAAGACATGTACAATAGAAACATTGTTAACAAAGTGTGTCAAGTCATGCAAGCAAAAATGCTAAAATGAAAAGCATCTTCAGAAGACCACTGCAATTATTGTAGAATAAAAAAGTGTAGATCTCACGTTATTTTACTGTTCAttcctcttattttctttttttttttcaccctctTTCTATGCAAACGAATGGGAACTTAACCCCACAAGCTCTTGCTATATTTTGTGAACAAAGTATACAAGATGAAACTATTAAGTAGTAAGGATAGGTGGAATGTAGTCAGATTTAGCCCCAAGAATAGGAGCTTTTGTGTCAGGGAAGAATTCAAATGCTTGCAGTTGTGTCACATTTCCTTGGCTGGAAATCGCAACAGGGTAGCGAAGCAGATGGCCAGGAAGGTCTTGCTCAAGTGGCTCAGTAGTATAGAGATCCCAATACTTGTCTGCAATCTGGTTAACCTTCTCAATACATTCTTCACTCTCAGGATGGAGGAAGGAGTCATGAAGCAAGCCAAGGTGCTCATACCACAATGACATGCGGAAACCGTGGATTTGTCCCCTTGCTGGCTGCTTGGTAGCCAAATGATAGGGTTGATAAGCACCCATCGCCACCTCAGAGTCTCTCGCACCATCCATTGATCTCTGGTTTATGTTGGCAGATCCAATGATTATGTATTCATCATCAACTGCATTCAAAACAAAGTCCTATCATTGGGAACTGCCTTTTATATAGGTCTGTATGGATAAgtttttatagaaatatttctaggagtaaaaataataagaaaaaaacaaaataaattcctcctaaaataattttttcattaattaatttatagattttctctcatttatataaaagaatttctataaattaattgataattaattaataaagaatttattttaactatgaaaactcatttaattattttcttctcttagaaatatttctaaaaaaatttactcaaaCGGTTATCGTCCATTATTACAAGAAATTGTTATACGGTTTGATTCCATCATGTGTCCATATATAGTTCAGTCAATCTCACCTGATATGTAGCTGAAATCGGttggataaagaaattaaaaactcaGGTAATGCTATgtgaaattaaattgattgaaatagTGGGCACATAATAATCCTAAGCTATAATATAATTTCTGACAGTCAAAGACTTAAGGTTGTTTTTATCATTGAAgaccacctttttttttttcccgaaCGGGGTAATTAGAGTGAAGGAGTTATAAAAAtgattcaaagaaaataaatgaaaaatatcagtGAGGTTTCGGTAGTTTGTAACGAGAGTGTGCAACATATTTTCTAGCATATTTCTTTTAAcacttttatttatgtttagttaaaataaattgtgaaCAACACAATCAtgagaaatatttattaaatacaacgTGGGATgcataaaattatgtaaattttgatattttttaactattaaaaaagaGTATCTTGGAAGATGTTGTAAACTTAATTAACAAACTTACCTATCATCATCTTGGCATGAACATAAATCATGAAGCGTCGGGACACTTGTGCTCTCATATAATCTGTATGAGGATCTGGTCTTTCTGGGGGCACATactctccttctttcttcagCTCCCTATTAACGAGGCAGAAGAATGTCAAATAGTTGAGAGGATCTTCCTCAATACCCTTGCCTTTTAGTGCTCCAACAACATCCTTGTACATCATATCCATTGTTCTCCTCTGCCAATCCAATATTGCTTGAACCGTTCCTTTTTCTGGGTAACCCTCTGGCCACATTGGAACCACAATATAAACACTGAACCTTTCCCCAGCTTCAATCTTGCTAACAATCTTAAGTGAAAGCTCCCTCGGTATCAGATGCAAAGCACCAATGTCTTCAGGCTTAATCCCATCAGCACTCCAAGCATAACAACTTCCAAGAAAGTACTGATTCTCAATATAGATGAAATTTTTGGCACGTCGAATGGCTTTAATATAAGCATCTTGAATGCCACGGTCTATTATATTATCCTTCCCACTAATGAGTCCAGATCTAGCTGCTTCCTCAGGAGTCTCTGGGAACCCAAAAGCAGCTCCACCATCAATGGATCTAAATAACTGAACGTTCCATGCCTCATCGTCTTCAGGGTAAGTTACTACTGATGGGGGAATAATGACATTTTCAAGATCTTTAGGTGGAATAAGTAAGTCCTTTCCACCTTGCTTCTTCCATCTTTGCTCAAAGTTGAACAAAACATCCCATGCAATAGGCCCTTCAAGCCGAGAGTGAATGTCATGCCATGGTTCCCTTGGACCACCTTTCTTTATTGAAGTATGTGAAAAATTAGGCTG contains the following coding sequences:
- the LOC114388024 gene encoding phospholipase D alpha 1-like; the encoded protein is MDGARDSEVAMGAYQPCHLGLLHDSFHHPESEECIKKVNQIADKYWDLYSSESLEHDLPGHLIRYPIGVSSEGVVTELPLSTSHCMTFFVYFHCALG
- the LOC114387080 gene encoding uncharacterized protein LOC114387080 — protein: MASISQGLLLTTAMLLSTTLLYVAFSRPSFQIHHSNKPTLRSCLYSEEKKRERKKKKKKKVKFADSVKDGRERNEQRSNCRRQSGGMPLPANRMALYNGILRDRVHRMECSY